From one Paenibacillus sp. FSL K6-1330 genomic stretch:
- a CDS encoding bifunctional 2-keto-4-hydroxyglutarate aldolase/2-keto-3-deoxy-6-phosphogluconate aldolase, with translation MKKLQLIQKITEEGVVAVLRGETPEQVVEMAEQAIAGGIKVIEVTMTVPFALRAIETLSRKYSWNAEDPSSYAIIGVGTVLDSETARAAILSGAEFVVGPCLSRDTMMLCNRYRIPVMPGVMTIKEIQEALELGADIIKLFPGNLYDPSMIKAIKGPLPQANIMPTGGVSLDNLGEWIKAGAIAVGIGSDLTNEALKRQDYSLIAQKAAAYKRAYLQAKGLTH, from the coding sequence ATGAAGAAACTGCAGCTGATTCAAAAAATCACGGAAGAAGGCGTCGTCGCGGTCCTGCGCGGCGAAACGCCGGAGCAGGTTGTGGAGATGGCCGAACAGGCGATTGCCGGCGGCATCAAAGTGATTGAGGTGACGATGACCGTACCGTTTGCGCTCCGGGCTATTGAAACGTTGTCGCGCAAATATTCATGGAACGCCGAAGATCCATCTTCCTATGCCATCATCGGGGTAGGTACAGTGCTTGATTCGGAAACCGCGCGTGCTGCGATATTGAGCGGTGCCGAGTTTGTTGTTGGGCCGTGCCTGAGCAGAGACACCATGATGCTGTGCAATCGTTATCGGATTCCGGTCATGCCGGGGGTCATGACGATCAAGGAAATCCAGGAAGCACTGGAACTTGGGGCGGACATTATTAAGCTGTTCCCTGGCAACCTGTATGATCCGTCGATGATCAAGGCGATCAAGGGCCCGCTGCCGCAGGCGAATATTATGCCGACCGGTGGTGTCTCTCTTGATAACCTTGGCGAATGGATCAAAGCGGGGGCGATAGCCGTCGGTATTGGCTCGGATCTGACAAACGAAGCTTTGAAGCGTCAGGACTACAGCTTGATTGCCCAAAAAGCGGCCGCATACAAGCGAGCCTATCTGCAAGCTAAAGGTCTGACGCATTAA
- a CDS encoding GAP family protein: protein MTLELLLSIGALSLLDTLSPATLGVTVYLLLTERDRLIPRLFIYLFTVAGFYFLVGAALMLGLDAVLQSVTGIFQNRAVSWVMAVVGGILFVASFFIPTKKTSEPRRPRSKSFGAMIGLGFTTALLEVATALPYFAAIGLMTKAQLTTAQWMPILAAYNIVMVLPPLLLLGLHLVLGRMMQRPLEKLRLRIAKSSGSILSWVLCIAGLILVLNSIDNL, encoded by the coding sequence TTGACGCTGGAACTGCTGCTCTCCATTGGAGCCTTATCACTCTTGGACACGCTGAGTCCAGCTACGCTTGGCGTAACGGTGTATCTGCTCTTGACCGAACGGGACCGGCTAATCCCACGTTTATTCATTTATTTATTCACAGTGGCGGGTTTCTACTTCCTGGTAGGAGCTGCACTTATGCTGGGCTTGGATGCTGTTCTGCAATCCGTAACCGGCATCTTTCAGAATCGAGCGGTCAGTTGGGTCATGGCCGTGGTAGGCGGAATCCTGTTTGTCGCCAGCTTCTTTATCCCTACGAAAAAAACGTCCGAGCCGCGCCGTCCAAGATCCAAAAGCTTCGGGGCTATGATCGGACTTGGGTTCACGACTGCCCTGCTGGAGGTAGCAACAGCCCTTCCGTATTTTGCGGCAATCGGACTCATGACAAAGGCGCAGTTAACTACGGCTCAATGGATGCCCATCCTGGCTGCATACAATATCGTGATGGTGCTGCCTCCACTCCTATTGCTCGGATTACACCTCGTATTAGGCCGGATGATGCAGCGTCCGCTGGAAAAGCTGCGCCTGAGAATCGCCAAGAGCTCCGGATCGATTCTGTCATGGGTGTTGTGTATTGCCGGGCTGATCCTGGTGCTGAACAGCATTGACAACTTGTAA
- a CDS encoding endospore germination permease, protein MIKYKDIAARQFFILAFGLTIGTSILVTPSGLAHTAREDAWMASLLSIFINLLMVVLYIAIARVFPGQTIFEIHEKVLGKLLGKILSLVYLFYFLILTGTLLGNLGFFLSSEMMPETPIEAIQILFLIAAVMCARMGIIILARVGELMFPWIIFLFMVLVLSLIPQIDWNHIKPMLEEGWIPVAKAGFHASMFQELIVLMVFLPLVKGEKKGERALMGGAVAGGFVLSIIVLLSVLILGIEQTENSTFPAFALAKTINLGNFFQRVEGILITLWILTFFIKISLLYLSILQGMKTVFRLKQQNPLIYPLSVLFIIVAWNTYINTVYVADIIQNVWSSYALLHLLVIPTGLYLIGLTRTKIFK, encoded by the coding sequence GTGATCAAATATAAGGATATCGCCGCACGACAATTCTTTATACTGGCCTTCGGCTTGACCATCGGAACTTCAATCCTGGTTACCCCCTCCGGGTTAGCACATACTGCACGGGAAGATGCGTGGATGGCCTCCCTCTTAAGTATCTTCATTAATCTCCTTATGGTTGTGCTGTACATAGCCATCGCGCGTGTCTTTCCAGGTCAAACGATCTTCGAGATCCATGAGAAGGTTTTGGGGAAGCTGCTGGGAAAGATTCTCTCGCTGGTCTACCTTTTTTATTTTTTGATTCTTACAGGCACTTTGCTTGGCAACTTGGGTTTTTTCCTGAGCAGCGAAATGATGCCGGAGACGCCGATCGAAGCTATTCAAATCTTGTTCTTGATCGCGGCCGTCATGTGCGCCAGGATGGGCATCATAATCTTGGCCCGGGTCGGTGAATTGATGTTTCCGTGGATCATATTTCTGTTTATGGTCCTTGTCCTCTCACTCATTCCCCAGATCGATTGGAACCATATCAAGCCAATGCTTGAGGAAGGCTGGATACCTGTTGCCAAGGCCGGATTCCATGCTTCCATGTTTCAGGAACTGATTGTGCTGATGGTATTCCTGCCTCTGGTCAAGGGGGAGAAAAAAGGGGAGAGGGCACTGATGGGGGGAGCTGTCGCAGGCGGGTTCGTGCTGAGCATCATCGTCCTGCTCAGTGTGCTGATTCTGGGAATCGAACAGACGGAGAATAGCACGTTTCCGGCATTTGCCCTCGCGAAGACGATTAACCTAGGGAACTTCTTTCAACGTGTGGAAGGCATATTGATTACGCTTTGGATCCTTACTTTTTTTATCAAGATCTCTCTATTGTATCTTTCCATTCTTCAAGGAATGAAGACCGTGTTCCGACTGAAGCAACAAAATCCGTTAATCTATCCGTTGTCCGTGCTGTTTATCATCGTGGCCTGGAATACATACATCAACACCGTCTATGTTGCTGATATCATTCAGAATGTATGGTCGAGTTACGCCCTTCTCCACTTGTTGGTGATTCCCACGGGTCTTTATCTGATCGGGTTAACCAGAACGAAAATCTTCAAATGA
- a CDS encoding Ger(x)C family spore germination protein gives MFKRKIRSVLLILSLVVFISGCWSRKELNELAVVMALGIDTHENGYVISAQVLNSAEVGSKKGGSTGSLPVVTYKSVGKTIPDALQRTLSMAPRMPYLSHVRVLVFGEDMARSGVSDVLDYISRNHQLRSDFFMLVAKNGKASEILEVVTPFEYVPANSLYSSILISEKKWAATGKVTIQQFVTELKRNGSDPVLSGVQLSGSLVEGQSMENVKKINPSTLLQHTGLGVFKGDRLVGWLGEPPSKTVNYVLNKVDTTAGYISCPDSGIVGFAVNRADTTLDVALNAEGIPEFSAELEIEADVNAVQCQIDISQPAVIDELEKDIEDKYNANLRKHIEGVQQRYGSDVFGFGEVLHRKYPDVWKKYRDHWGKSFKTMSIRVDADVAIRRIGSIIQPLKREVDEP, from the coding sequence ATGTTCAAAAGAAAAATACGATCAGTCCTGCTTATATTAAGTCTGGTGGTTTTCATATCTGGATGCTGGAGCAGAAAAGAACTGAATGAGCTTGCCGTCGTCATGGCACTTGGAATTGATACGCATGAGAATGGGTACGTCATTTCTGCTCAAGTGCTCAATTCCGCTGAGGTGGGCTCCAAAAAAGGCGGATCGACGGGGAGCCTTCCGGTCGTAACCTACAAGTCAGTCGGCAAAACCATCCCCGACGCCCTTCAGCGCACGTTAAGCATGGCACCTCGGATGCCGTATCTGTCCCATGTCCGCGTGTTGGTATTTGGAGAAGACATGGCCCGGTCAGGGGTCAGCGATGTGCTCGATTATATCTCCCGGAATCATCAGCTGCGATCGGATTTCTTCATGCTCGTTGCCAAGAACGGAAAGGCCTCAGAGATCCTGGAGGTCGTTACGCCATTCGAGTACGTTCCGGCGAATTCGCTCTATTCCTCAATTCTAATATCGGAAAAAAAATGGGCAGCAACGGGGAAAGTCACGATACAGCAGTTTGTGACGGAACTCAAACGCAACGGCTCAGACCCTGTATTATCCGGGGTCCAATTAAGCGGCAGTTTAGTCGAAGGACAGTCTATGGAGAATGTCAAGAAAATCAATCCTTCAACGCTTCTTCAACATACGGGACTCGGCGTGTTTAAAGGGGACCGGCTAGTAGGATGGCTGGGGGAACCGCCCAGCAAGACCGTCAATTATGTCCTCAATAAAGTCGACACTACAGCGGGATATATTTCATGTCCGGATAGCGGCATTGTCGGGTTCGCGGTGAACCGGGCAGACACAACGCTTGATGTTGCGCTCAATGCGGAGGGGATTCCCGAATTTTCAGCCGAATTGGAGATCGAGGCCGACGTGAATGCCGTTCAATGTCAGATTGATATCAGTCAACCAGCCGTCATCGACGAATTAGAGAAGGACATCGAGGATAAATATAACGCCAATCTCCGGAAGCACATCGAGGGGGTACAGCAGCGCTATGGGTCCGATGTTTTTGGATTCGGCGAGGTCTTGCACCGAAAATATCCGGACGTATGGAAAAAATACCGGGATCATTGGGGAAAAAGTTTTAAAACGATGAGCATCCGCGTGGATGCCGATGTCGCGATCCGGCGGATCGGATCCATCATACAACCCTTAAAACGGGAGGTCGATGAGCCGTGA
- a CDS encoding polysaccharide lyase family 8 super-sandwich domain-containing protein gives MRKTSLVLALMLGIDLLSASIGSFTAGVASAASTNLMLNGSFEETTSTVSGAWKGIADPVPVHWDLWIPTGSGKEPNKTATVKIDTGHSHEGKQSLLFDAFNTSRVSVKQVVTSVTPGKSYKLKLWLKTDNISGQGVYFRTQYYNTVKVGDGPASERLTGTRDWTMQQVVLTIPETTTKLTIEPFLETGKGKVWFDDLVLEEYSGYTGITLNQTAFSMAVGGKVTLSPTMTPSTASDKSVSWTSSNPDVAIVNDLGEITGVGIGTTTIRISTPDGLTFAECLVNVESALDMEAYESLRAKWHTRLTGGAFDESDPDIVAAVTAQANKASGFWKSLDKSPGRTWLWSDMTSTTDSSQITTAYNRLKTMALAYSVPGSDLFENKELASDIVSALDWMYANRYNGSKKAYNNWWDWEIGAPQVLNDVMVLMYDNLSREQITRFISAIDTFCPNPKVGSVLGVSGVKMTGANLLDKAFVVTLRGIIEKNSAKIMLGRDSIGSEYVYATKGDGVYRDGSLVQHSNIAYTGGYGSVWLKGTADMSYLLTDSPWPITDRNVLNVYDWVSQTYEPIIYNGQFMDMVNGRGISRSGSGSARSTIITLLRMAESAPADVAISIKQMAKEWISKDTTYSNYYEGLSLGDIMVIKKLMNEDAITPRGHLVKNQVFAGMDRVVHLRDGFGFGLSLFSDRISAFEKGNNENLKGWYTGIGMTYLYDRDFGQYRNDFWPTVDSFRLPGTTTDGSGQGRVPGEWTSYMNTQSWVGGVSLDGEYGAAGMDFSLAKVTGSDLKGKKSWFMFDDEIVALGSGITSNGSGPQTVETLIENRMLNAAGDNRLIMDGVDQPLATGSPYKTSGVHWAHLDSNTDGAETGYYFPDAAELSVLRENRTASWKEINSAQADTPITRNYLSLAFDHGETPANASYSYVLLPEQGGEATKQYSENPDIDVLASTIDIHAVKEKTLGLTAANFWNPGTVGDLRSEQPASVIMKETDDGLSIAVSDPTQQQSEITLYLNRAGLVLASADPTVTIEQTAPYIKLRLNTNGSLGAAHTVVFKKEVPVSSLYSTLQTETSVDLEWTVPDGVSGIEGYEITKDGVTVSDATYRTVTSDTYTATVDGLLPGTIYHFEVSGLDGGGQRVGDSREITVATRDDTPPSAPVLSYTSVTDTSIALKWSESSDNVGVSGYSLYRDGQWVTSVSASVYNQTLDGLLPATEYVFSVKASDAAGNLSESNKLRVTTDTSSTEGGTDNGSGNGNGSESNSHDNTSGNEGMQGNSDTSTETSHHEATHGVKIVNEKTLRAPVDGVVSISLTEEETKISLPQQAGAHLGKSKLEIKKKGVTLTLDSALLSAIEADSVGHTAVLLTFEPVGEQEASVLVGGSHGSNLQLRSGGMMKFGVFLGGADVEKEYNQPFAVPARIRFDASAYAGLDPELLGIYVYDQDVQTWKYVSRLTGTHKESIEAYINSPGLYTVLEYNKGFNDLPASHWAKRAVKVLTARHIVNGRTETEFAPDSAVTRAEFISLIVRTWGFAASDKNAFDDVKPQAWYADAVAAAYEAGLVKGKADGIFDPNGPISREDMAVMAARLSTMIKGSMEGQVKEIKFIDADQVSTYAREDLKLVVNLGLMQGRGEAFLPQGQTTRAEAAQVMLNMINFLGMDNPLIEGR, from the coding sequence ATGCGAAAAACCAGTCTGGTGTTAGCGCTTATGCTTGGGATAGATCTCTTGTCCGCAAGCATCGGGAGTTTCACAGCCGGGGTAGCGTCGGCTGCATCTACCAATCTTATGCTTAATGGAAGCTTTGAAGAAACGACTTCCACGGTAAGCGGGGCCTGGAAAGGGATCGCGGATCCAGTTCCGGTTCATTGGGATTTATGGATTCCAACCGGCAGCGGCAAAGAGCCGAACAAAACGGCAACGGTCAAAATCGATACGGGACACTCGCATGAAGGGAAACAGTCACTGTTGTTTGATGCTTTTAACACGAGTCGAGTATCCGTCAAGCAGGTGGTCACATCTGTGACACCCGGCAAATCCTACAAGCTTAAGCTGTGGTTGAAGACGGATAACATATCCGGCCAGGGCGTTTACTTCCGGACCCAATACTATAATACGGTCAAGGTGGGGGACGGACCTGCTTCCGAAAGGTTGACGGGAACCCGGGATTGGACGATGCAGCAGGTGGTCCTGACGATTCCCGAAACAACAACCAAGTTGACCATTGAGCCATTTCTGGAGACAGGGAAAGGGAAGGTCTGGTTTGACGACCTGGTGCTGGAGGAATATTCAGGTTACACCGGAATCACGCTGAATCAAACGGCCTTTTCCATGGCAGTTGGTGGCAAGGTTACGTTGTCTCCGACCATGACGCCTTCTACGGCATCGGACAAAAGTGTAAGCTGGACTTCGAGCAACCCCGATGTGGCGATCGTAAATGATCTTGGCGAGATTACCGGAGTAGGTATCGGTACGACAACAATCAGAATTTCAACACCGGATGGTCTGACGTTTGCAGAATGTTTGGTAAATGTGGAATCAGCTTTAGACATGGAGGCCTACGAAAGCTTACGTGCAAAATGGCATACACGTCTGACTGGCGGCGCATTTGACGAAAGTGATCCTGATATTGTCGCGGCTGTAACCGCCCAAGCGAATAAGGCTTCTGGATTCTGGAAGTCGCTGGACAAGTCACCCGGGCGCACATGGTTGTGGAGTGATATGACCAGCACGACTGATTCCAGCCAAATCACGACAGCTTATAACCGACTAAAAACGATGGCATTAGCATATTCCGTTCCGGGCTCCGATTTGTTCGAAAACAAGGAGCTTGCGAGCGATATTGTCAGCGCACTCGACTGGATGTACGCAAATCGCTACAACGGCAGTAAAAAAGCCTACAATAACTGGTGGGACTGGGAGATTGGTGCTCCGCAAGTACTTAATGATGTGATGGTTTTGATGTACGACAATCTATCTCGGGAACAAATCACCCGTTTCATTTCGGCAATCGATACATTCTGTCCGAATCCGAAGGTAGGATCCGTGCTTGGCGTCAGCGGGGTCAAAATGACCGGTGCCAATTTATTGGATAAAGCGTTTGTGGTTACACTTCGTGGAATTATCGAAAAAAACAGTGCCAAAATTATGCTGGGTAGAGATTCGATCGGTTCCGAATATGTTTATGCGACAAAAGGGGACGGCGTATATCGCGACGGCTCCCTTGTGCAGCATTCGAATATCGCTTATACCGGAGGTTATGGATCGGTATGGTTGAAAGGCACGGCGGACATGTCCTATCTGTTGACCGATTCGCCATGGCCGATCACGGATCGTAACGTATTGAATGTGTATGACTGGGTATCGCAGACCTATGAGCCGATCATTTATAACGGGCAGTTCATGGATATGGTCAACGGAAGGGGGATCTCCCGCAGTGGCAGCGGTAGCGCCCGCAGTACGATCATTACTTTGCTGCGCATGGCGGAATCTGCACCGGCTGATGTGGCCATATCCATCAAACAAATGGCAAAGGAATGGATATCCAAAGATACAACCTACAGTAATTATTACGAAGGATTGTCCCTTGGCGATATCATGGTCATCAAAAAGCTGATGAACGAGGATGCGATTACACCGAGGGGCCACCTGGTAAAAAATCAAGTGTTCGCAGGCATGGACCGGGTCGTTCACTTGCGGGATGGTTTCGGATTTGGGCTGAGCCTGTTTTCGGATCGCATCTCGGCCTTTGAGAAGGGAAATAACGAGAACCTGAAGGGCTGGTATACAGGGATAGGCATGACTTATTTGTATGACCGGGATTTCGGGCAGTATCGCAATGACTTCTGGCCGACCGTCGATTCCTTCCGTTTGCCGGGGACCACAACGGACGGATCCGGACAAGGGCGGGTTCCCGGAGAATGGACCTCATACATGAATACCCAATCTTGGGTCGGGGGCGTATCGCTGGATGGCGAATACGGAGCCGCCGGCATGGATTTCTCGCTGGCTAAAGTGACGGGCAGCGATTTGAAGGGCAAAAAATCCTGGTTCATGTTTGATGATGAAATCGTCGCGCTTGGCTCCGGCATTACCAGTAATGGAAGCGGGCCTCAAACGGTTGAAACCCTAATCGAGAACCGCATGTTGAATGCTGCCGGGGACAATAGACTCATTATGGACGGCGTTGACCAGCCGTTAGCGACCGGATCCCCATATAAGACGAGCGGTGTGCATTGGGCACATCTCGACAGTAATACGGATGGCGCCGAAACGGGGTATTATTTCCCGGATGCAGCGGAATTGTCGGTACTCCGTGAGAACAGAACCGCCAGTTGGAAGGAGATCAACAGCGCGCAAGCGGATACTCCGATTACACGGAATTATTTAAGTCTGGCCTTCGATCACGGAGAAACGCCAGCTAACGCCTCTTATTCATACGTTCTGCTGCCTGAGCAGGGTGGGGAGGCAACCAAGCAGTACAGTGAGAATCCGGATATCGACGTGTTGGCAAGCACGATAGACATCCACGCGGTGAAGGAGAAGACGCTTGGCCTCACAGCGGCTAATTTTTGGAATCCGGGTACCGTAGGCGATCTGCGTTCGGAGCAGCCGGCTTCGGTGATCATGAAGGAAACGGACGACGGTTTAAGTATCGCGGTCTCCGATCCGACACAGCAGCAGTCGGAAATAACGCTGTATTTAAATCGCGCGGGGCTTGTATTAGCAAGTGCTGATCCAACTGTAACTATTGAACAAACGGCGCCGTACATTAAACTGCGCTTGAACACGAACGGATCATTAGGTGCGGCGCATACCGTTGTTTTTAAGAAAGAGGTGCCTGTCTCTTCCTTGTATTCGACGCTTCAAACCGAAACGAGTGTCGATCTGGAATGGACGGTCCCGGATGGCGTGTCGGGAATAGAAGGTTATGAAATTACCAAAGACGGTGTTACGGTAAGTGACGCTACTTACCGTACAGTAACATCTGACACCTACACTGCGACCGTGGACGGCCTGCTGCCTGGTACCATTTATCACTTTGAGGTATCGGGCCTTGATGGAGGCGGCCAGCGGGTGGGAGACAGCCGGGAGATTACGGTCGCGACTCGTGATGACACCCCGCCAAGCGCGCCTGTGCTGAGTTATACATCGGTGACAGATACTTCAATTGCCTTAAAGTGGTCCGAATCTTCCGACAATGTAGGAGTATCCGGATACAGCCTTTACAGAGATGGGCAGTGGGTGACGAGTGTGTCTGCATCGGTGTATAACCAAACGCTGGACGGGTTGCTTCCTGCAACCGAATACGTGTTTAGTGTGAAGGCATCCGATGCCGCAGGCAATCTGTCGGAGAGCAACAAGCTGCGAGTAACGACGGATACATCCTCTACCGAGGGTGGCACGGATAATGGCTCCGGTAACGGGAATGGATCGGAGAGCAATTCGCACGACAACACGTCCGGCAATGAAGGGATGCAAGGTAATTCGGACACTTCAACGGAAACGAGCCATCATGAAGCGACCCACGGGGTCAAAATTGTGAATGAAAAGACGCTTCGGGCGCCAGTGGACGGCGTAGTCTCGATCTCACTCACTGAAGAGGAAACCAAGATCAGCCTGCCCCAACAAGCCGGAGCGCATCTTGGAAAAAGCAAGCTGGAAATCAAGAAGAAGGGCGTAACTCTTACACTCGATTCGGCGCTGCTTTCGGCAATCGAAGCCGATTCGGTCGGCCATACGGCGGTGCTGCTGACATTCGAACCGGTTGGGGAACAGGAAGCGTCCGTTTTAGTCGGTGGTTCCCATGGATCGAATCTTCAGCTCCGATCCGGCGGGATGATGAAATTCGGCGTATTTCTTGGCGGAGCAGATGTGGAAAAGGAATATAATCAACCTTTTGCGGTGCCTGCTCGGATCCGTTTTGACGCCTCGGCTTATGCCGGATTGGATCCTGAACTGTTAGGGATTTATGTATATGATCAAGATGTTCAAACATGGAAGTATGTCAGCAGGTTAACCGGGACCCACAAAGAATCAATCGAAGCTTACATAAATAGTCCTGGATTATACACTGTGCTGGAATACAACAAAGGGTTTAACGACCTGCCTGCTTCGCACTGGGCGAAGCGCGCCGTTAAAGTATTGACCGCACGGCATATTGTAAATGGTCGGACGGAAACGGAGTTTGCTCCGGACTCGGCGGTAACACGCGCCGAATTTATCTCATTGATCGTACGGACCTGGGGCTTTGCGGCAAGTGACAAAAACGCATTTGATGACGTCAAACCGCAGGCCTGGTATGCGGATGCGGTTGCCGCTGCCTATGAAGCCGGGCTTGTAAAAGGTAAAGCGGATGGTATATTCGACCCCAATGGGCCGATCAGCCGGGAGGATATGGCTGTCATGGCTGCAAGACTTTCAACGATGATCAAGGGCAGTATGGAAGGACAGGTTAAAGAAATCAAGTTCATAGACGCGGATCAAGTATCCACTTATGCACGGGAAGACCTGAAGCTTGTCGTAAACCTTGGTTTAATGCAGGGAAGGGGAGAAGCTTTCCTTCCCCAGGGACAGACTACCCGTGCAGAGGCGGCACAGGTAATGCTGAATATGATCAATTTCCTGGGTATGGATAACCCATTAATAGAGGGCCGTTAG
- a CDS encoding spore germination protein produces the protein MTNKTTRHHVSQEKLPVSITQFIENMKSRFGQSGDIIYRELTLGAIPTVMVYIEGMGDPRLLIEAIHADLPLFIEFPNQSPEVCMKLLKELTITMGKVGEASTFQEVEGKLLSGNTIIFMDGTSTSLYVGTEALKQRGVEEASSQSVVRGPREGFTESLRENTALVRRRIQSPRLRIEERTVGEHTNTLVAVMYVDGLYDIEVLDELRRRLDEIKLDSVLESNYIEEMIQDHRYSPFPTVYNSERPDVIASALLEGRIAIFVEGTPFVLVVPALFVQLFQSSEDYYQRWDFASLVRLLRYLCFGIALLTPSLYIAITTFHQEMLPTNLLTSLIGQREGVPFPAFIEALIMEITFEILREAGIRLPKSIGQSVSIVGTLVIGQAAVEAGLVSAAMVIVVSITAIANFALPSFNIGISVRILRFGLMGIAASFGLYGMIIGMIIIGLHLCSLQSMGVPYMSSFAPIRWRSQKDALLRMSRHSMKKYVTKSKP, from the coding sequence ATGACGAATAAAACCACACGCCATCATGTTTCACAAGAAAAATTGCCGGTTTCCATAACGCAATTTATCGAAAATATGAAGAGTCGATTCGGGCAGAGCGGAGATATCATCTACCGAGAGTTGACTTTGGGCGCTATACCTACGGTGATGGTCTATATTGAAGGGATGGGAGATCCCCGATTGCTAATCGAAGCGATTCATGCAGATTTACCTCTATTTATTGAATTTCCAAACCAGTCACCGGAAGTATGCATGAAATTGCTCAAAGAACTCACGATCACGATGGGAAAAGTGGGAGAAGCCAGCACTTTTCAAGAAGTTGAAGGGAAATTGTTGTCCGGGAATACGATCATCTTTATGGATGGGACATCAACCTCACTGTACGTTGGTACTGAAGCACTGAAGCAGCGCGGAGTTGAGGAAGCCAGCTCACAATCCGTAGTAAGAGGGCCGAGGGAAGGCTTTACCGAATCCCTTCGCGAGAATACGGCTCTAGTCCGGCGAAGAATTCAAAGTCCTAGGCTGCGTATTGAAGAAAGAACTGTAGGCGAGCACACCAATACGCTAGTGGCCGTGATGTACGTGGATGGATTATATGATATCGAAGTACTTGATGAGCTGCGCAGAAGATTGGATGAAATCAAGCTGGACAGCGTTCTTGAGAGCAATTATATCGAGGAAATGATTCAGGATCATCGGTACAGCCCTTTTCCGACGGTATATAATTCAGAGCGGCCTGACGTCATTGCATCCGCTTTACTGGAAGGACGAATTGCTATTTTTGTGGAAGGAACGCCCTTTGTGCTGGTGGTTCCGGCGTTGTTCGTTCAGCTGTTTCAATCGAGCGAGGACTATTATCAGCGATGGGATTTTGCCAGCCTTGTTCGGCTTCTTCGATATCTATGCTTTGGAATAGCGCTCCTTACCCCCTCACTATATATTGCGATCACCACATTTCATCAGGAAATGCTGCCGACCAACTTGCTGACAAGCTTAATCGGCCAGCGGGAAGGGGTGCCCTTCCCCGCATTTATCGAAGCGCTAATCATGGAGATCACGTTCGAGATCCTGCGCGAGGCCGGCATTCGATTACCTAAATCGATCGGCCAATCCGTCTCCATCGTTGGTACTTTGGTCATCGGACAGGCCGCTGTCGAAGCGGGTCTCGTATCGGCCGCGATGGTTATCGTTGTATCCATAACGGCGATTGCCAATTTTGCGCTACCCTCTTTCAATATTGGAATATCGGTGCGAATTTTGCGATTTGGGCTAATGGGAATAGCAGCGTCGTTTGGATTGTACGGGATGATTATCGGCATGATTATAATTGGCCTTCACCTGTGCAGCCTGCAGTCCATGGGGGTTCCTTATATGTCTTCTTTTGCGCCTATACGCTGGCGAAGTCAAAAGGATGCTTTGCTGCGAATGTCGCGTCACAGCATGAAGAAATATGTAACCAAATCCAAACCATGA
- a CDS encoding MerR family transcriptional regulator: protein MKSIPIQELSKQTGITVRTLRYYDQIGLLIPAAKTPGKHRIYSDDELKKLQQIQFLKRLGFSLQEISDMISNPEWNWSTGLMNQLDFVMNEQKKLDQMESALRAVLHSIAVEGETSWDVIQKLIHLSGRDPSLKHSFRQQMFEKREVELLSLLPNMNSTDPDSLEWIALLGQLKRRMQDGPDSPGVQRIVRRMDEKRLEVFEDEDPFVDKLWEIRKSPVQSEQMGLYPIEDELLQFMEQAFEIYVLHKNKEQIGEGETS, encoded by the coding sequence ATGAAGTCGATTCCCATTCAAGAATTGTCTAAACAGACGGGTATTACGGTAAGAACGCTGCGCTATTATGACCAGATTGGCCTTCTGATTCCTGCCGCCAAAACACCGGGCAAACATCGTATATACAGTGATGATGAATTAAAGAAGCTGCAGCAAATACAGTTTCTCAAAAGGCTGGGCTTCAGTTTGCAAGAAATATCGGATATGATTTCAAACCCGGAATGGAACTGGTCCACCGGTTTGATGAATCAGTTGGACTTCGTTATGAACGAACAAAAAAAGCTGGACCAGATGGAATCGGCGCTGCGAGCTGTGCTTCATAGCATTGCGGTGGAAGGTGAGACAAGCTGGGATGTCATTCAGAAATTAATTCACCTTTCCGGAAGAGACCCTTCGTTAAAACACTCGTTCCGGCAGCAAATGTTTGAGAAGCGTGAAGTGGAGTTGCTAAGTCTACTCCCTAATATGAACAGCACGGATCCCGACTCTCTCGAGTGGATTGCTTTGTTGGGGCAGCTCAAAAGGCGGATGCAGGACGGACCCGACTCACCGGGTGTACAACGAATTGTACGGCGGATGGATGAGAAACGACTGGAGGTTTTTGAAGATGAAGACCCCTTCGTAGATAAGCTGTGGGAGATTCGTAAATCTCCGGTACAGTCCGAGCAGATGGGGTTATATCCCATCGAGGATGAACTTCTTCAATTCATGGAACAGGCGTTTGAAATTTATGTATTACACAAGAACAAAGAACAAATTGGAGAGGGGGAGACATCTTGA